One Arachis hypogaea cultivar Tifrunner chromosome 2, arahy.Tifrunner.gnm2.J5K5, whole genome shotgun sequence genomic window, TTAAGCTTTGAGCGAGTAGATAAAGTGGCACCGAAATATATATTGAAACGTGTGGAGTAAGAACGTAAAGAGGAGACACACACATATCAAGAGCAGCCAAGACGAACCTctattggagccaagaagcaagagattTGACGATTTGGTATTTCGCTCGCACAACATCTGTGAATTTGCACCACGCTTTTGATAATGTCATGGCCTAGATGCAAGAATATCAAGCGAAAAGTAAAGGGCAAGTATTCATGAACGGCGGTAGATGTGGCTAATTCCGTCACAGAGGAGGGGCGAGTGGTGGACGAACGATGGTGTGGCTAGGGACGGATgtcatttgaaattttttttagtagtatatgataataatatttatttgttcccactaaattattgaatttgaccccataataattttttactcaatttttggTATTTCATAATCaatttaagaatttcatattagatgtcgttagaatgatcaattctcaatttaaatgaaatttgtgttttttcttaGAAATCGATTTGAAAGAGTATTATTTAtccttttttatattaattttaatttttttctgtaactattgcattaattgaaagaattttttcaactatgaatctcaatcagaATTGGCTTATGagaagtaaatttttaaataagtatttactGATATATATAAGAGTAATACTACACATCCAAGTCTTTCTATAAACTAAGTATAACCAAGTTAAACAATAAGACTTGAAATAATGTTAatcataactgatttttgttatcttAGATTAACTTGGTTGGATTTGGTTAACAAAAAAATCTTGAATATGTAGCATTATTCTATATAAAAAGAGATATGTCGATTGTATTGTTAAGAAAAATATTActcaatttttttgaaagatgaaacctaaataataaaattctaaattttatgtTATCATTTAAATTGCtattttagtcttttaatttgtaaattatatattttaaagacTAATCATGTTATATGTGTTGGGTTTTTTCTCTCCATTGTGAGACCCAATCCCAACATTTTGGAGGTGTATTCTTGCACCCTAGTATTACAATCTTAATTCAGTTTTTTGAGGTCTTTTGAGAGAAAGAGAGTAGCCaccaaaagagagaaagaagggagaaAACAGAATTCCCAtttttgcccaaagcagtaaatttcaaatggcagtttcttaattgttcaccgttggatcggcttgaaatttaaactgcgtGTTCCTAtcattttgttcttcattctggtcggtggagatgttgattggaggtttgcagtaggagaaattggtttcgcaagagagaaattaggtttctcatttttacacagagcagcaatctTGGAACagcagtttctcattctttcaccgttggatcgacgtgaaatttgaactgtagattcttcacatcttgttcttcattctgaacggtggagattttaattAGAGATCTGCAGAGGGAGAAATTAGCTTCGACATCAGCTctattttttgggtatatttcatcttcttgcttcttagttgtgagctttggtgctttgatgttttggctggttatatgcacatttttgtgctttgtttgagactctcttgtatctcatttgattatagtggagctatttcattggtctggacgatccgtgatttttacctctcacattgagggggttttccacgttaaaatctcggtgtgttcttgttattgctttacttgctatatttgcttgttatagttgctgccatattgtgttgtgagtgcttccatattgttcttgtgttggacatttgtgtcATTTCCGCTGCTAGACTCTTTCAATATGTACATAGAAATAACCACCTGTatacatattgaaataaaaaatacacattaaatataaattaagcaatacatgtatttatatacaaatatataatgactaataaataatttgataactgatttttatgtacacataatatttttttataaaaattattattatattatatattttgcctcactatcaaaattttttggatccgTTACTAGGTGCGGCCGCGTGACAGTATGTTGCTGTCCTTCACACAGATTCCTGCGTCAATGGTGATGGCGGTCTGCAACGATGACGGGGCGACGGAAGACCAGGCGATGCCGCGGCAGCGTTGTGGCCGTGCAAAGAAACTGTGCATCGCATGACGTTGGGggtttaaaaagagaaattaaggTTTAAAGGAGAGGGATTATTAGGATTATTAATGAGAGAGAATGTTTTTTATATAATGGGTTACGAgccttttttaatttttctaaaatctggtttttaaaaaattcaatttttgattgattattcacattgttcatatttataattgtttccatattttttctaattttattttaatgaacATATTCATAATCAATTGCTAGTTTTGTACTTGTATTCTTTAAATATCTTTGTAAATAGCTATAGTAGACGACATTAATTAATAAAACATAGATGACCATTTACTTTAAACAAAATCGGAAGATCCAAAAGAAAGGAAACAAATGAAGTAATATACTAATATATTATTGGATTCCTATATTATTATCCAGTCTCCCACGTCCATTCCCATGTGCAGATTTATGAACAGCGAGACAACTTACAAGGACAGTAGCACTTGAATAATGAACAGGTGAATGAAATATAAAATTTGGAAAAattatatttgtaattttctttatcttttgtataattttttaatattaaaaataaaaaatataaaaaagtcttACACAGAAGTAGAATATAACATTACTAGCAGGTAAACTTGCAAGTCTCCCATTAGAAGCATATGGATACAAACTTTATTCACTATTCTCAAACTGATAACCAGAATCCCTATAGACTATAGTTTGTTTTTGGTTTCCTGAGAATCCCTatagtttctttctttttcctttaatttatttcaggGCACGAAGGACTTTACTCTCCCTCTTGGTAATTAAGGTGAGCTAGCTATCCATACATACATCAACTTCAACTCCTTCTATGCTGCTTCTTTAATTGCATGCTTTTGCCACATTGTTGATGACGGCGTTCAACATTTTTcaatgttttaaaaataaaaccaaaagACCCAATAGTTCAAATTATTGGTTAAAAAGTTTTAAGTTTAACTAGTTCATTCATAGTTTATTATACATAATAAAAAGAGTTGAATATATATTCACCTAAAtttgggaaagtatgaggagtcaatggaatatttgtataatgtatACAATgaaggtttatggagtattagagatataaccattagtattACATTTTCTCATCAGTTgaaatttttgggatgagtggtatcatgacatggtattagagtgttAGATTCAAAAGATTAAGAGTTCAATCCTTGGTGAACTCAAAAATCAGTTTAATTttttcggatggttattctagatagtatgagagatgtttattttgtaactcaataacccattgtacacattatacaaatagtccattgtctccctaaTGGGATTCCATAaatttatctttatataaagatATTATTAAAGAACTGTTAGATGATAGTTAAACAtattaaataatcaaataattttaaacagTCAACTTTACTTTAACTTGATGGGAGTAATTACAAGAACAAAAAGGTTATTTTATTTAAACTTTTGGTCTAAGAAGAcgaaagttgtttattgcagggATTTATTTTAATTGATAAGCCAAACAAAGAACTATTTTGGGTCTCAACCTTAGCCTCAGCCTCAGTCTGCCTGCCCAAGAATTGGATCCCCAGATTGCTAAACTGCTTCAGCTTCAACCTCAACCAAAGGAGGCACAACCGTTGAGGAATCTGTTCAGTCAAAACGTGATTCAAGATTACAATGATAGGGAACTGGCTGACATTTTGTTTGTGGATGCATGTGCTTTGTTGTATTTCAAGGACATTGTTGATGAACAACATTCAGAAAAGTTGACCCTAAAGCTTGACCAATTGATGTATATATGGAGAGATATCATTTTGTTGGAAAACACAAGAGTAATATTCTGTTTTTAGATACCGCAAGAATAGGACAACAACATCAATTACACTCAAATTCATTTGAAATACACTAAAATATAAACTATAtacacttttattattttttgattacATGAGATAATATAAGTTCAAAATGATATTCAACTCAATCAAATATGCATAAAATGACACCAGAAACACAAGAATAATATTCAAGAATAACAGCACCAGTTACACGCGAATTCACTTGAAATACATCGAaagtttttatttatataaactcAGTTTCTACAGACAAATTCAGTTCAAAACATGACACATTCAAATCTCTGAAACAcatgaaaatatatattaaactaTATGTGAAATAATACGTAAAACAGTTATCATCGATTGAACAGTATGATGAGAATAGTAATATGTACTTTATAGTAAGAACACATAATGAAtctactaaataaaaaaaaatatgactgTCTACTCTTTTGCGATTGaaatgagaaagagaaaagtgaaaaaattAGATGATTAGtaaacagtaccttgaataatctTTCGTCTTTTGTTTCTGTGTTTCTTGATGGAGATTTTGAACTTTTCTTGTAGATTTCCTTGAGTTTTCGCGACGATTTTGATAGTTTCGAAGAAATTTCGAGTGTCGTTTAAATTTTTAAGGTTGGGATTTTGatcaaggaagaaaaagaagcgtTTTTCATAATAGCGCGCTATTGAACGGTTGAGTGAGCGTGTGTTTATACTTTATACGCATGTTAATATGAGAGTTGTTTTTGTTAGACTTGTGCCAATTTGTATGAACTTGTATACCAAAAAAGTTTATATGTGTAGCGAACCTGTTCTTTAAATATCTTTGTAAATAGCTATAGTagtaacatagataaacatttagaGTTAATATTCAACTtgatagttaaaatttaaaatttaactcaaATTGATCTTTAAAACTATAATTGATTTAATTCGGTTCTCAAATTTTATAGTAATAACTCCCGGATTAGTCCTTAAAAATTAATGAGTTATaattgtaaattttaaaatttaatttgaatctATTAACTTTTAAAAGtcaaattgaatttcatttcaaattttatagtGTTAACTCTGAATATTTGCTTTAAACAAAATCCGAGAtccaaaagaaaggaagaagaaaagaaacaaacgAGGTAATATATTATTTCCCAGTTTCCCACGTCCGAATCTCTATGTGCAGATTTATGAACAGCGAGTCAATTTTCAAGGACAGTAGCACTTGAATAATAAACAGGCGaatgaaatataaaatttagaaaaatgatatttgtaattttttatcttttgtatagtttttaatataaaaaataaaaaatatataaaaagaagtcTTACTTATTAAGAAGTATATAATATTAGTGGCAGGTAAATTTGCAAGTCTCCCATTAGACGCACATGGATACAAACTTCATTCACTATTCTCAAACTGATAATCAGAATCCCTTTCGTTTCTTTCTTGTTCCTTTGTTTCAGGGCACGAAGGACTTCACTCTCCTCGTGATAATTAAGGTTAGCTAGCTATCCATACATGCATCAACTTCAACTCCTTCTATGCTTCTTTATTTGCATGCTTTTGCCACATTGTTCATGATGACGTTCAATATTTTCCAATGTTTgaaaaataaaaccaaaaaatcCAATAGTTCAAATAAAATGTTAAGTTTAACTAGTTCATTCCTAATTCTATTATACATAATAAAAAGAAGTAAATATtcgttatttttatgtgaaacatATTAAAAGATTTAAGAATTTTAAACGGTCAACTTTACCTTAAAACAACTTAATGTGAGTAATTACAAGATCAAAATGATTATTTTGTTTAAACTTTTCGTCTGAGAAGACGAAAGCTATTTACTGCAGGAATTTATTTTGATTGATAAGCCAAACAAAAGCTAAGTATTAGACAATGGTTCACATGATCCCAAGATTACTCATGAACCATTTTGGGTCTAAGCCTCAGCCTCAGTTTCAGTCTCAGTCTCAGCCTGCTCAGGAATTGGATCCTCAGATTGCTAAACTGCTTCAGCTACAGACTCAACCAGAGGAGGCACAACCGTTATTACCGCCAAAAATACAGAACGTTCCTGTTTTTCTGCGTCGTAAAAATCACAACTTTGTTAAGTATTGTTCACCAAAGATGATATCATTTGGTCCCATCCATCATCATCTTGATGATACTGATCTCAAGCTAGGACAACAATTCAAAACACGTTGGGCACATCTCTATCTTGAGCAATTCAAGAGACGCAAAGAACAACAAAACCAAAATGATGATAGACACAAGAATGATCCAAAAGTGTCTCTGTATGAAACTATAACAAGAAAGATTCCAACAATGAGGAATCTGTTCAGTCAAGACGTGATTAAAGATTACAATGACAGGAAACTGGCAGACATGTTGTTTGTGGATGGATGTGCTTTGTTGTATTTCATGGACAATGTTGATGAACAACATCCAGAAAAATTGACCCTAAAGCTTGACCAATTGATGTATATATGGAGAGATATCATTTTGTTGGAAAACCAACTTCCAATGGAGTTGCTAGAACTTCTGAGCGATAAGCCTATGAGTGAGTTGaccaaattatttttcaaatttctatTCATGTGCCTAAcaagaagaaatcaagaagattCAAATGAACTCAAACCAGCTCATCTTCTGGACTATATTCGCTTGTTTCATACATTTGGGTCATCGCTTTCTCCTCAGGTAAAGCCTTCTCTACTTGATCGCAGTATTAGCTTCATGTATGCTATGATTTCTAGATTATTCAAAAAAGAGGAAACTTTACCTCTTAGTTGGCATAGATATAAGAACATAAGGGATCTTAGAAATGTAGGAATTCGGGTGGAAGCAAACAAAACTTCTGAATGGAAATGGAGTAACGTATCTTTCACCTCCAAATTGTTTAGCGGAAAATTAATGCTTCCAGGGATCGTAGTTGATGATGTGGCTCCTTATTTCTATCACAATATGATTGCATACGAAATGCTTCCGGATTTCCCCAACAACTACGAGTTCTGTTCCTACTTCTCTCTGATGGATTCATTCATTGATGATGCCGAGGATGTGAAGGAGCTAAGAGTAGCTGGTGTTCTCCAAAACATGCTCGGAAGTGATGAAGAAGTGGCGAAACTATTCAATGAATTAAAGGGTGTGTTGCCCGCTAAAATGTTCAATTACAGCAGCAGTGTCGTGGGATACAGCAATAAATATATTCAAATCAAGGAACAAATCGATAAGCATTACGGAAATAAATGGAAGACTTGTTGGTTGGCTCAATTACGCAGCACTTACTTCAATACCCCATGGTCCTGCATTGCCTTTCTTGCTGCTGTGTTAGCATTGCTTCTCACTTCTATCCAGACATGGTATACTGTGAATCCTAAGCAAAATTCTTAGCCTCATTAAGTATGTAAGCAAAGAAGTAAATTGTTGTGAGGCACGTATGTTGTGATgtaattctttcttctcttttcttttgcatGGTGTGTACTAtggttttttaatttaaataaaaaagttggtgaaaattcaggtgcaatcgataagttgataactgagagtcgttagataatttgattgatttgactaaattttcatctaacagctttcaactatcaactgcacgtaaagtcgactgcacctgagtttctattaaaaaaaagttttatattTTCCTATTCAAGTGTTAGTAGaaaaaaaatacacttttatgtaATAATTTCGTTACTAATGatagttaaattgaaaaaaaaaaacttgtatagAAATTTCAAGCAATGATAgcgaattgaaaaagaaaatgtgaTACGAAAAAATcagttatattatatttttttataaatttatgaatttaattcCGTAATATGATTATGGGTAAAGTACTAGTAATAATGATAGGACAAGTAGATCTAAAATTTTTGCGATAAATTAATGGATTCGAAAGAGAAAAAAGTATTAAATAAACTTCTAAGAGAATTTTGTGATGTAATCGTAGATCGTTCAAGAGAGATCTCGAGTATGTTTCTCAAGAACTGGAGTGGTAGATTCATAAtatgtctttaaaaaaaattacattaataaacatgtttcatctttttttcaatgcacttttatcttattttgttaggGACTTATATATAAATCTATCATAAAATTCTTTAGGGATGTACTTGTATTTTTTGTCCATAACTATgtataaatttatcataaaattttatcaaaGAATCATTAGATATTTTTGTCctttaagaatttataatttaatcacAAAAGTTTTCAAAGATCCATTATCCTATTACTGAAAAGAAAATTTCAAGAAAATGCCCcattaataaagataaaattattcaCCGTAAATTCTAACGATTTGATTGAGTGATGTATAAAATGTTTCATACAATATgtagaaattaattttaaatattttataatgtagtaaaaaatcattaattttttttttggtgactataaaaaaaaatcattaatttaattattagaaacttttttttcattttgagtTCATGATAAATATTAATGTTGTTTTAAAAAGTCAAAGTCTGAaacgaagataaaaaaaaaattattgtgcaattttttttcaaacatagtaaatttattcattaaaaatagTAAATATTTGTCTAAATTATAGGACAATAAAAAAAAGGTAGATTTTCCCAATAGACATTAAATTGCCTGACAATATCGTCgaaaagaaaaatacaacaaagaaaagagagaataaaaaAGGTAAAGTAGAAAGTCGGTTAAAAAGAATTAACGGATAGACTtgattctttttcaattaatcttaagCAGTATAAATTTTCATTAGATTTGAGCTCTGATTTTCAAAGATTAATTTATTGGAACCATTTCATTTCAGGGGCTCTATCGTCTTTTAATGGAAGTTTGATACTCCAAGTCTAAATAAATGGTAAGTTTGGTATTTGTCCT contains:
- the LOC112718262 gene encoding UPF0481 protein At3g47200-like; translated protein: MVHMIPRLLMNHFGSKPQPQFQSQSQPAQELDPQIAKLLQLQTQPEEAQPLLPPKIQNVPVFLRRKNHNFVKYCSPKMISFGPIHHHLDDTDLKLGQQFKTRWAHLYLEQFKRRKEQQNQNDDRHKNDPKVSLYETITRKIPTMRNLFSQDVIKDYNDRKLADMLFVDGCALLYFMDNVDEQHPEKLTLKLDQLMYIWRDIILLENQLPMELLELLSDKPMSELTKLFFKFLFMCLTRRNQEDSNELKPAHLLDYIRLFHTFGSSLSPQVKPSLLDRSISFMYAMISRLFKKEETLPLSWHRYKNIRDLRNVGIRVEANKTSEWKWSNVSFTSKLFSGKLMLPGIVVDDVAPYFYHNMIAYEMLPDFPNNYEFCSYFSLMDSFIDDAEDVKELRVAGVLQNMLGSDEEVAKLFNELKGVLPAKMFNYSSSVVGYSNKYIQIKEQIDKHYGNKWKTCWLAQLRSTYFNTPWSCIAFLAAVLALLLTSIQTWYTVNPKQNS